In the Staphylococcus condimenti genome, one interval contains:
- a CDS encoding M20 family metallopeptidase: MGQTLELLETLIQFEGSNLGNANDTIDFCKEWLESNGLHPEIITNQGYKMLVCTVGNGENRLIFNGHVDVVSGQPEQFEPKIKGDKIYGRGSIDMKAGVSAMMNAVSELQNKDLGETSVQLQLVTDEEIGGIYCSSYLTDNGYLGDFVICGEPTQLGIGYKAKGILQVDMHFTGKSAHGSRPWEGENAIVKAYKAYEAILGLPFAKESDDLYGGPSINLAQIKGGEAYNVVPDSCEMSIDIRYLPKQSKESILKEIQSVTDAEIEIHHASIPVDNDINDPHIQLLLSSIEQTTGEPSPKVFGQHGYADTGYFMKHGVPAIEFGPSGANWHGDDEYADIQSVDTYKDILVDFAQRFSDDDTTFAREME; this comes from the coding sequence ATGGGACAAACATTAGAGCTACTTGAAACATTGATACAATTCGAAGGTTCGAACTTAGGAAACGCAAACGACACGATTGATTTTTGTAAAGAATGGTTGGAAAGTAATGGTTTGCATCCAGAAATAATTACAAACCAAGGGTACAAAATGTTGGTGTGTACAGTCGGCAATGGAGAGAACAGACTTATTTTTAATGGACATGTTGACGTGGTAAGCGGTCAGCCAGAACAATTCGAACCTAAAATTAAAGGTGACAAAATATACGGACGTGGGTCAATAGATATGAAAGCAGGCGTCAGTGCAATGATGAATGCTGTTTCAGAATTGCAGAACAAGGATTTAGGTGAGACCTCAGTACAGCTTCAACTTGTAACAGATGAAGAAATTGGCGGTATCTATTGTTCATCTTATCTTACAGACAATGGTTACCTCGGCGACTTTGTTATTTGTGGGGAGCCTACACAACTTGGAATTGGGTATAAAGCAAAAGGAATCTTGCAAGTAGATATGCATTTCACAGGAAAATCTGCACATGGCAGCCGGCCTTGGGAAGGTGAAAATGCGATTGTGAAAGCATATAAAGCATACGAGGCCATTTTAGGTTTGCCGTTTGCTAAAGAGTCAGATGATCTATATGGCGGTCCATCTATCAATCTCGCACAAATCAAAGGTGGAGAAGCTTACAATGTTGTTCCTGATTCATGCGAAATGTCTATTGATATTCGCTATCTCCCAAAACAATCTAAAGAATCTATTCTAAAAGAAATTCAAAGTGTGACTGATGCAGAGATAGAGATACATCATGCCTCAATTCCAGTAGATAATGATATTAATGATCCTCATATCCAATTGTTGTTAAGCAGCATTGAACAAACAACGGGCGAACCGTCCCCTAAAGTATTTGGCCAACATGGATATGCAGATACAGGTTATTTCATGAAACATGGTGTACCTGCAATTGAATTTGGTCCATCAGGTGCGAATTGGCACGGTGATGACGAGTATGCTGATATTCAATCAGTAGATACGTATAAAGATATACTGGTTGATTTCGCACAAAGATTTTCTGATGATGATACAACTTTTGCTAGAGAAATGGAGTAG
- a CDS encoding ArsR/SmtB family transcription factor yields MKNPEELQKLTNEFQECQDVLIAISDATRQAIMLALIEIGCNEGMRVGEITEKTHLSRPAVSYHLRVLKEANVVTVEKVGTMNFYSINPENTSIKSLQKLINHMNDYIEEYYEPREEGAF; encoded by the coding sequence ATGAAAAATCCTGAGGAATTACAAAAACTAACAAATGAGTTTCAAGAATGTCAGGATGTATTAATTGCGATTAGTGATGCAACACGCCAAGCAATTATGCTGGCATTAATAGAAATCGGCTGTAATGAAGGAATGCGTGTTGGAGAAATTACAGAGAAGACACATTTATCTCGTCCAGCTGTTTCTTATCACTTACGCGTATTAAAAGAAGCTAATGTTGTAACAGTAGAAAAAGTCGGCACAATGAATTTTTATTCCATTAACCCTGAAAATACGAGTATCAAATCTTTACAAAAACTAATTAATCACATGAATGATTATATTGAAGAATATTATGAACCACGTGAAGAAGGAGCGTTTTAA
- a CDS encoding alpha/beta hydrolase produces MAQLLSRKEEDNKDTKTKPHQKARKLMMAYTNQKAWKAIEAHLPEKFHFNENYKPKEEWWNWKGHRVHLDTFRNENADAKIILLHGVGTNGRQLSLIAGGPLAKLDYETIAIDMPTYGMTQVKKGTVVTYDDWVDLASDYIDEESQKDNRPIFLYGLSAGGMETYHVAAKNKKVKGIVGMTFLDQRKQMVRDETAHDIFMSRVGIPAAGMLSKIGLGGIKIPMKVASKMSTLVNNDDVLQVMLHDKTSAGNLATMTFLDSYGNYQPAMEPEEFDTCPVLLTQPSLDRWTPKFLSIPVLSGLKKVDHEIVDLENGGHYPVEQPALDQLVEAIDQFVKKYK; encoded by the coding sequence ATGGCACAACTGCTTTCACGCAAAGAAGAGGATAACAAAGACACCAAGACAAAACCACATCAAAAAGCGAGGAAATTAATGATGGCTTATACAAATCAAAAAGCATGGAAAGCAATCGAAGCACATTTACCTGAGAAATTTCACTTTAACGAAAACTATAAACCTAAAGAAGAATGGTGGAACTGGAAAGGACACCGTGTACATTTAGATACGTTCCGAAATGAAAATGCGGATGCTAAAATCATTTTATTACATGGCGTTGGTACAAATGGACGACAACTCTCTTTAATCGCTGGTGGACCACTGGCTAAATTAGATTATGAAACGATTGCGATTGATATGCCGACTTACGGTATGACCCAAGTTAAAAAAGGAACAGTAGTTACGTACGATGACTGGGTCGATTTAGCATCAGATTACATTGATGAAGAAAGTCAAAAAGATAATCGTCCTATCTTCTTATATGGATTGAGTGCAGGTGGTATGGAAACGTATCATGTTGCTGCTAAAAACAAAAAGGTAAAAGGCATTGTCGGTATGACGTTCTTAGATCAAAGAAAACAAATGGTACGAGATGAAACAGCACATGATATCTTTATGAGTCGTGTCGGTATTCCAGCTGCTGGGATGCTGAGTAAAATCGGATTAGGTGGCATTAAAATCCCGATGAAAGTTGCCTCTAAGATGTCTACACTAGTAAACAATGATGATGTTTTACAAGTCATGCTTCATGATAAAACGTCAGCTGGTAATTTAGCTACAATGACTTTCTTAGATTCATACGGCAATTATCAACCAGCTATGGAACCAGAAGAATTTGATACTTGCCCTGTATTACTGACTCAACCAAGTTTAGATCGTTGGACTCCTAAATTTTTAAGTATCCCTGTACTTTCAGGTTTAAAAAAAGTGGACCATGAAATTGTAGATTTAGAGAATGGCGGGCATTATCCTGTAGAACAGCCTGCGCTTGATCAATTGGTTGAAGCCATTGATCAATTTGTTAAAAAGTATAAATAG
- a CDS encoding zinc-ribbon domain-containing protein, which yields MKFCTHCGKPLEPDEKFCSKCGTKVPESQREKPSRSNMNRGGAVNQQQRPSSNHKKPAWLFVVIGFVIALLISGIGYAAYNAYSNKNADKGQEHHSTTSDQNQSTTNKEDELPETKPVSINVNTDSFSENYMNADNSSGYDGFYIGNTKDSIEHSYGKAEGTMDINGNEAYQYGNIAVSYDNNNQVDHVFVTPHDMSTSEFTDFHNTPNERRGDTWYYDKNKDNGYTIKVYTDGSEVQAIENIDQI from the coding sequence GTGAAGTTTTGTACGCACTGTGGGAAACCTTTAGAGCCGGATGAGAAATTTTGTTCAAAATGCGGAACAAAAGTACCAGAGAGTCAAAGAGAGAAACCGTCACGTTCAAATATGAACAGAGGGGGCGCGGTTAATCAACAACAAAGGCCATCGTCTAATCATAAGAAGCCTGCTTGGTTGTTTGTTGTGATTGGATTTGTGATTGCTTTATTGATTTCTGGAATAGGTTATGCCGCTTATAATGCTTACAGTAATAAAAATGCTGATAAAGGTCAGGAGCATCATTCAACGACGTCTGATCAAAATCAAAGTACTACGAATAAAGAAGATGAATTGCCGGAAACGAAACCTGTCAGTATTAATGTAAATACAGATAGTTTCAGTGAGAATTATATGAATGCAGATAATAGTAGCGGCTATGATGGTTTTTATATCGGTAATACGAAAGATAGTATTGAACATAGCTACGGCAAAGCAGAAGGTACAATGGATATTAACGGAAATGAAGCATATCAATATGGCAACATAGCGGTAAGTTATGATAACAATAACCAAGTCGACCATGTCTTTGTGACACCACATGATATGAGTACAAGTGAGTTTACAGACTTCCATAATACTCCTAATGAAAGACGGGGAGATACTTGGTATTATGATAAAAACAAAGATAATGGTTATACGATTAAAGTCTATACAGATGGCAGTGAAGTACAAGCGATAGAGAATATAGATCAGATATAA
- a CDS encoding TcaA second domain-containing protein, which translates to MRYCKNCGHEIKEGQKVCTQCGTPVDQSQQPRRTSQYSNQSPRKPMSPLAWVIIALLIAVAIIAVILFFVGKTQMNVTKKADSVASAIRNDNVDQLKNNVTSDGKPLTKEEARAFLDLMNESDLNNKMADQVKDKAKSMQDQHRDSNLVEYNGEKVMDIKQEGRKWIFFKDYKFDIPRYDIYMDSMSDIDELKFTREGKTHTVGDNGKVGDFPLGYYELKATKTENGKDYKGQLQVFSSQHMKQANPNFKQIKFYVNIDNSNIYDSDTTLYINNEKHEMDSSEEYGPYPPDEKVEVYAVADVEGKNFTSDKEIVKISGDGDSTENVDLSFDDNAISKHIEDKESSEDDDDDDSSSSDDEVTRENVIDKVESFEGHLLDTDEYTFKEPEKTGGGWGFSYTDKDGNLAGSYKIDSDGYVRKYDEHGDEIDSGYGD; encoded by the coding sequence ATGCGTTACTGTAAAAATTGTGGACATGAAATTAAAGAGGGCCAAAAGGTCTGTACACAATGCGGAACGCCGGTCGATCAATCTCAACAACCTAGACGTACTTCACAATACAGCAATCAATCACCGCGTAAACCAATGTCTCCTTTGGCTTGGGTGATTATAGCATTACTTATCGCTGTCGCAATCATTGCGGTAATCTTGTTCTTTGTTGGAAAAACACAAATGAATGTCACTAAAAAAGCTGATTCAGTCGCTTCTGCGATTAGAAATGATAATGTTGACCAACTGAAAAATAATGTTACCTCTGACGGCAAACCTTTAACTAAAGAAGAAGCTAGAGCCTTTTTAGATTTAATGAATGAATCTGACTTAAACAACAAAATGGCAGATCAAGTAAAAGACAAAGCTAAAAGCATGCAAGATCAACATCGTGACAGCAACTTAGTTGAATATAACGGTGAGAAAGTCATGGATATTAAACAAGAAGGACGCAAATGGATTTTCTTTAAAGATTATAAATTTGATATTCCAAGATACGACATCTATATGGACAGTATGTCAGATATCGATGAATTGAAATTTACACGTGAAGGCAAAACTCATACTGTTGGAGATAATGGTAAAGTCGGAGACTTCCCGCTTGGCTATTATGAACTGAAAGCAACGAAAACTGAGAATGGAAAAGACTATAAAGGACAACTTCAAGTCTTCTCTTCTCAACATATGAAACAAGCTAATCCAAACTTCAAGCAGATTAAATTCTACGTGAACATCGACAACTCAAACATTTATGACTCAGATACAACGTTATATATCAATAATGAGAAACATGAAATGGATTCGAGTGAGGAATATGGACCTTATCCTCCAGATGAAAAAGTTGAAGTTTACGCAGTAGCAGATGTAGAAGGTAAAAACTTTACTTCTGATAAAGAAATCGTAAAAATCTCAGGAGATGGAGATTCTACTGAAAATGTAGACCTATCATTTGATGATAATGCTATTTCAAAACACATCGAAGATAAAGAAAGCAGCGAAGATGATGACGATGACGACAGCAGTTCAAGTGATGACGAAGTGACTCGCGAAAATGTTATCGACAAAGTTGAATCATTTGAAGGCCACCTGCTAGATACAGATGAATATACTTTCAAAGAACCAGAAAAAACAGGCGGTGGATGGGGCTTCTCATACACTGATAAAGACGGCAACTTAGCCGGATCTTATAAAATCGATAGCGATGGATACGTCAGAAAATATGACGAGCATGGTGATGAAATCGATTCTGGTTACGGAGATTAA
- a CDS encoding zinc ribbon domain-containing protein codes for MYCPNCGAPVSADDRFCGECGTDLTKSKPVAASQKQDQPDTSRANATSTSHAETQSETQPNSQTLKHPNIETHYNQTQQEQHTNYNHQGQHTTSNQQPTFNSEKFNQHANDIKHEGSSFFSKLFKTHDSVVAEDKPFSLKFIGILSAVFLIISLLVIMLLVPKEISYFGVSKGSIVSNFFFSLVLFIALGYGILALTARLTIKDPISFVKLLSDFVFVNTFSFILFILGVLLLRMEIISIGSFLTLLGIISFYSAAIYIITKYSSFHAIRIPVFFGILLYIALQLIVLMIYGEMVRNSLMDSFKDLMDDFSPFGGGY; via the coding sequence ATGTATTGTCCGAATTGTGGTGCGCCTGTAAGTGCAGATGACCGCTTCTGCGGCGAATGCGGAACTGACCTAACAAAGTCAAAACCAGTAGCTGCTTCACAAAAGCAAGACCAACCTGACACTTCCCGCGCAAACGCCACATCAACATCACACGCTGAAACACAATCTGAAACACAACCTAACAGTCAAACACTCAAACATCCCAACATCGAAACACACTACAACCAAACACAACAAGAACAACATACAAACTACAACCATCAAGGACAACACACAACTTCAAACCAACAACCTACATTCAACTCAGAAAAATTCAACCAACACGCAAATGACATCAAACATGAAGGTTCTAGCTTCTTCAGCAAACTCTTTAAAACACACGACAGTGTCGTAGCAGAAGATAAACCTTTCAGTCTTAAATTTATTGGTATATTATCAGCTGTTTTCTTAATCATTTCGTTACTTGTAATTATGCTTTTAGTACCTAAAGAAATATCTTACTTCGGTGTCTCTAAAGGCAGTATCGTATCTAATTTCTTCTTCAGTCTTGTACTCTTTATCGCACTCGGTTATGGCATTTTGGCACTTACAGCACGCTTGACGATTAAAGATCCAATCAGTTTTGTAAAATTATTATCTGATTTCGTCTTTGTTAATACATTCTCATTCATCTTATTTATTTTAGGTGTGCTATTACTGAGAATGGAAATTATCTCTATCGGTTCATTCTTAACATTATTAGGTATTATCAGTTTCTATTCAGCAGCTATTTATATCATTACAAAATACTCAAGCTTCCATGCCATTCGTATTCCAGTATTTTTCGGTATTTTGCTTTACATAGCATTGCAGCTGATTGTTTTAATGATTTATGGTGAAATGGTACGTAATTCCTTAATGGACAGCTTCAAAGATCTAATGGATGATTTCTCACCGTTTGGCGGTGGTTACTAA
- a CDS encoding NADH:flavin oxidoreductase/NADH oxidase family protein: MTNLLGTKLEQPNFTTKNRFYKASMSETLGDSHNSPTVSIVNLYRRWSRGGAGLLMTGNVMIDRNALGEPGNIVIEDERDLPMLKRWAQAGTQVNTELWMQINHPGKQSPKSLSEQPVAPSAIPLSGGIEGAFNPPRALTEEEILDLIKRFGNTARIAKKAGFTGVQIHAAHGYLINQFLSPHHNQREDQWGGNAENRMRFLMEVYREMRRQVGEDFPIAIKLNSADFQRGGFTEEESMQVLEAIDKAGIDLIEISGGNYENPVMFEGSNVRESSKKREAYFLDYADKARKLVKASIVVTGGFRSAEGMEDALEGGSIDMVGIAKPFAVDPDLPNQILNGTYEKIELPKITTGIKALDKKLSSVLELSWYEKQFDLMAHGKQPDMHLSIWKGLWNSIKKNGTTAFTQRRG; the protein is encoded by the coding sequence ATGACAAATTTATTGGGTACAAAATTAGAACAACCAAATTTCACAACTAAAAATCGTTTTTATAAAGCATCTATGAGCGAAACATTAGGAGATAGTCATAACAGTCCTACAGTGAGTATTGTAAATTTATATCGTCGCTGGTCTCGTGGAGGTGCTGGTTTATTGATGACAGGCAATGTCATGATTGACCGTAATGCATTAGGCGAACCTGGCAACATCGTTATTGAAGACGAGCGTGATTTACCAATGTTGAAACGTTGGGCACAAGCTGGAACACAAGTAAATACAGAACTATGGATGCAGATTAATCATCCAGGCAAACAATCTCCAAAAAGTCTATCTGAACAACCAGTAGCACCAAGCGCTATTCCATTATCAGGCGGAATTGAAGGAGCATTCAACCCGCCACGTGCATTAACTGAAGAAGAAATTTTAGATTTAATTAAACGTTTCGGCAATACTGCACGAATTGCGAAAAAAGCAGGATTCACAGGCGTACAAATTCACGCTGCACACGGTTATTTAATCAATCAATTCTTGTCTCCCCATCATAATCAACGTGAAGATCAATGGGGCGGTAATGCAGAAAATCGTATGCGCTTCTTGATGGAAGTGTATCGTGAAATGCGTCGCCAAGTTGGAGAGGATTTCCCTATTGCGATTAAATTAAATTCTGCAGACTTCCAACGTGGCGGATTTACTGAAGAAGAATCAATGCAAGTGTTAGAAGCTATCGATAAAGCAGGTATTGACTTAATAGAAATTTCAGGTGGAAACTACGAAAACCCTGTTATGTTTGAAGGTAGCAACGTACGCGAAAGTTCTAAAAAACGTGAAGCATATTTCTTAGATTATGCTGATAAAGCACGTAAATTAGTCAAAGCGTCTATTGTTGTTACTGGCGGTTTCCGCTCTGCTGAAGGTATGGAAGATGCTCTTGAAGGCGGTTCTATTGATATGGTCGGCATTGCAAAACCTTTCGCAGTAGATCCTGACCTGCCAAATCAAATATTAAATGGTACTTATGAAAAGATTGAATTACCTAAGATTACTACTGGAATAAAAGCACTAGATAAAAAATTGTCTTCTGTACTTGAATTAAGCTGGTATGAAAAACAATTTGATTTAATGGCACATGGCAAACAACCTGATATGCATTTGAGTATATGGAAAGGTTTATGGAATAGTATTAAGAAAAATGGCACAACTGCTTTCACGCAAAGAAGAGGATAA